The window GCCACGGCGCAGGCAATAACCACCGGCGATGTAAATCCCAGCTTTCCGCCCCTGTTGATGCAGAGAAGCACAGACGCCATGCTCGCAAAGAGCGCGAGTGCGCCGATATAGTCAAACTTGTACCTCGCCCCGCCCGGGACAGTCCGCGAAACGAATTTCCAGGCCATCACTACGCCAACCAGCCCCAGCGGCGCTCTCGCCAGGAAGACCGCCCTCCAGTCGAACAGGTCGAGCAGGACACCTCCCAGCAGTGGCCCCAGCGTGAGGCCCATACCCACGATCGCTGCCGACACCCCGAGCGCCTTTCCTCGCTCCTCCGCCGGAAAGCTGCCGGTGATTATCGCGTTCAGGTTGGATAGGACCATCGCGCCGCCGAAAGCCTGGATGAAGCGCGCGGCAAGGAACAGTGGGAAGTTCACCGCAAGGCCGGATAACGCCACGCCCACCGTGAATACCACGAAACCGGATGTAAACACCCTCCCACGGCCGAACACATCGCCTATCCACCCCATCGTTAGCAGAAGGCTAACGCTCGTGACCCAGTAAGCTACCGTAGCCCAGAGGATATTTGACGTATCGGTGTTAAATGCGTCCGCGAGAGCAGGGTAAGAAACGTTGACCATGCTGCCGTCGAGCGTGGTCATGATGTTACCGATGGAGAGGACGACGAGCACGAGCCACTTGTTGCGCAACTTCGCTTGGGCAGGCGCGGCAGGAGCGGGTTGAGTCATGGCAGGTAGGATACCACGATCGCATTGACTACGCTCCAGGAGGCAATTACACTCCGCGTATGTTGGAATACATAGTGCGTTGTACGGTGGGTTGTTCGGTAGGGGCAGGTTTGAGACCTGCCCTCATCGGATACCGGGCATGTACCTGCCTGCAACGTGCCAGGCCAACAATTGCCGGAATTCTTGGTGGCGAGGGCGGGACTCAGACCCGCCCCTACCAAAGCTGCCTTCGCTAGACGCTTGTATTTCGATGACATATTTAGTGGAGACCAGAAACATGAAAATCCTGACGGGCGGCGACCTCATCGATGGGTCTGGCCGCGACCCCATTACCAACGCTACCGTCGTCATCGACGACGAAGGGCGCATCGTCCAGGTCGGGAAGCTGAGCGGCATCCCTCCCGGGGCCGAAGTGATAGACGTTTCCGGCAGGACAATTATGCCGGGCCTGATTGACTGCCACGTCCACTTCTTCGTGGACCTGAAGCCTCTCCACGATCTGGCTGCGACCCCGATGTCGTTGCGCATGTTCGAGGCTGCGGCCAACGCCAAATCTACTCTCGACTCGGGCGTGACTTCGGTCAGGGACGCGTGCGGCACGCCCCGAGGCTTCAAGACAGCGCTTGAGCGCGGCCTCATCCCGGGGCCACGCATGAAGATCTCTATCACTCCCGTGTCCCAGACCGGCGGCCACGGCGACATGCTAATGCCCTCCGGCATCTACCATCCTCTCTTGCCGAGCGGCCTGCCCGGCAAGGACCCGGCGGAATGGCCGAACGGCGTCGCGGATGGCGTGGACGAGGTCCGGAAGTCTGTGAGGGCCATTCTCAAGGCCGGCGCGGACGTGATAAAGCTGATGGCCAGCGGCGGCGTCCTCTCCCCCGGTACCGAACCCACGTCCACACAGTTCACCCGGGAAGAGATCGCGGCTATAGTCCAGGAAGCCAAGGCCCAGGGAAAGGCCACCATGGCCCACGCCCAGTCGGCGGAAGGCATCCGCAACGCCGTCGAAAGCGGAGTCGGCTCCATTGAGCATGGCATCTTTGTCGACGAGGTAACGATGGCCGAGATGAAGCGGCGTGGCACGTTCCTCGTGCCGACGCTGCAGGCCATCCGGGCCGCCATCAGGCGTGGAGAGTCGTCGCCCGGCAGTGTCCTGCCGGAATCGATGCGAAAGGCCAGAGCGACCGCCCAGGTGCAGGTGGAAAACATCCGGCAGGCCGTCCGCTTCGGCGTTCCCGTCGCAATGGGGACCGACGCAGGCGTTGGCGAGCACGGCAGGAACGCGGAAGAGCTGGGCCTGCTCGTTGAGGCGGGTATGTCGCCGATGCAGGCCATAGTCGCCGCCACCAGGACGGCGGCTGAGTGCGCCCGCTTCACGGACGCCGGCACCCTTGAGCCCGGGAAGAGGGCAGACCTTCTAGTGGTCGATGGCAACCCCCTGAACGACCTGCGGGTGATGGAAGACAAGTCAAAGCTGCTCATGATCATGCAGGGCGGCCGAGCGCACAAGAACGCCATACAGTAGGAGTAATTGCCATGCTGCGAATGAGCGCGCCGATAGGACACCACCTTCAGGTCGGGCCCGACAAAGAAACTGAGCGCGCGGAGCTCCTCCGCAAGGCCGCCACGATGGCCGTCGACACGATAACGATCAAGTCGGTGCCGGCGGACTGGACGGACAATCACTGCCGCGAAGCCAGGGCTTTCCTGGACGCGAACGGTCTGCGCGTGGGAGAATTTACGGGCTTTGTGAAAGGCAAAGGCAGCGCCGGCGGCCTGGGCGCCTGGGACCAGGAGGACTACGACAATACTCTTGAGATTTACCGGCGTCAGCTGCGCCAGGCCAAGCTCCTCGGCGCCCACTTCGTCGGCTTCGCCCTCCTGGTGGGCATCCGCACGCCCGCCATGTGGTCGAACGAGACCTGGGAGCGCTGCCTCAAGGCCATCGGAGAACTTGTCCAGGAGGCGGAGAAGGTCGGCATCGATGTGGGAGCGCACCCCCATGTCATGACGCCGATACACTCTGTCGATCGTTACAAGGATATGCTCGACCGCATCCCCTCGCCACGACTGAAGGTGCTGATCGATCCCGTAAACATGGTCTGGCCGCACCTCATCTACCAGACAGACAGGCTGCTGAATGACATATTCGATGCGCTTGGAGAGCAGATCATTGGCGTTCACGCCAAGGACGTGGTGATCAGCGGGGGCGGGAAGGTCATCACGCACGTGGACGAGGCTGTCCCCGGCCAGGGGAACATGGACTACTTCACGATGGCCCGTCGGCTCGGGGCGCTCAAACAGGACGTGACCGTCCACGCCGAGCACTTCCCATATGCAGAGACCATCCAGGGGCAGGAGTACATCCGCTCCGTCGGTCGCCAGGTGGGCGTAGAAATCCGTTAACAAGCGGTCTCCGCCCATGAACAACTCAACGAGGTGACGACATGCTGTTTCTGAGTGCGCCGATTGGCTCGCACCTGGTTCCCGGGAAGGAAGGGGAGCAGGAGCGCAATGAGCTGGTGAAGAAGGCGGCGACGATGGACGTGAAAGCGATCACCATCAAGTCGCTGCCGGAATGGAGCGAAGCGCAGCTTTCGGAGGCCAGGTCGTTCCTGGACAGTAACGGCCTTCGCGTGGGGGAATTCAGCGGCTTCTACAAGGGCAAAAACAGCGCAGGCGGCCTTGGGGCGTGGGAGAACGACGACCGCGAATACACGAAGCAACTCTACCGTCGCCAGCTTCGCCAGGGCAAGGCACTCGGCGCACACTTAGTCGGGTTCTCTCTCTACGCTGGCCGCAAGTCCGGCGGCCTGATGTGGGCGGAAGAGACGTGGCAGCGCTGCGTTGAAGACATCCGCTGGCTGGCCCGGGAGGCGGAAAACGTCGGCATCGACGTGGCAGGACACCCCCACATACTCGGCCCGCTATGCTCGATTGACCGTTACAAGCGGCTT is drawn from SAR202 cluster bacterium and contains these coding sequences:
- a CDS encoding MFS transporter translates to MTQPAPAAPAQAKLRNKWLVLVVLSIGNIMTTLDGSMVNVSYPALADAFNTDTSNILWATVAYWVTSVSLLLTMGWIGDVFGRGRVFTSGFVVFTVGVALSGLAVNFPLFLAARFIQAFGGAMVLSNLNAIITGSFPAEERGKALGVSAAIVGMGLTLGPLLGGVLLDLFDWRAVFLARAPLGLVGVVMAWKFVSRTVPGGARYKFDYIGALALFASMASVLLCINRGGKLGFTSPVVIACAVAAAVFVPFMVWTQMRSPRPILDFSLFKDRSYLFSLLSIQGHYMAYGAIILLAPFFFLDALEFSPTRMGLFISAFFVGRTVVGPMAGSL
- a CDS encoding sugar phosphate isomerase/epimerase, with protein sequence MLRMSAPIGHHLQVGPDKETERAELLRKAATMAVDTITIKSVPADWTDNHCREARAFLDANGLRVGEFTGFVKGKGSAGGLGAWDQEDYDNTLEIYRRQLRQAKLLGAHFVGFALLVGIRTPAMWSNETWERCLKAIGELVQEAEKVGIDVGAHPHVMTPIHSVDRYKDMLDRIPSPRLKVLIDPVNMVWPHLIYQTDRLLNDIFDALGEQIIGVHAKDVVISGGGKVITHVDEAVPGQGNMDYFTMARRLGALKQDVTVHAEHFPYAETIQGQEYIRSVGRQVGVEIR
- a CDS encoding sugar phosphate isomerase/epimerase, with product MLFLSAPIGSHLVPGKEGEQERNELVKKAATMDVKAITIKSLPEWSEAQLSEARSFLDSNGLRVGEFSGFYKGKNSAGGLGAWENDDREYTKQLYRRQLRQGKALGAHLVGFSLYAGRKSGGLMWAEETWQRCVEDIRWLAREAENVGIDVAGHPHILGPLCSIDRYKRLIDAVPSPRLKILMDPVNLVEPFMAYRTGDLINKIFDELGDYITGLHAKDVALSGGGNVVAHVDEAVPGRGSMDYHTIFRRLGKLKQDIAIHAEHFPYSETIEGQQYIRSVARQVGVEVQ
- a CDS encoding amidohydrolase family protein, translating into MYLPATCQANNCRNSWWRGRDSDPPLPKLPSLDACISMTYLVETRNMKILTGGDLIDGSGRDPITNATVVIDDEGRIVQVGKLSGIPPGAEVIDVSGRTIMPGLIDCHVHFFVDLKPLHDLAATPMSLRMFEAAANAKSTLDSGVTSVRDACGTPRGFKTALERGLIPGPRMKISITPVSQTGGHGDMLMPSGIYHPLLPSGLPGKDPAEWPNGVADGVDEVRKSVRAILKAGADVIKLMASGGVLSPGTEPTSTQFTREEIAAIVQEAKAQGKATMAHAQSAEGIRNAVESGVGSIEHGIFVDEVTMAEMKRRGTFLVPTLQAIRAAIRRGESSPGSVLPESMRKARATAQVQVENIRQAVRFGVPVAMGTDAGVGEHGRNAEELGLLVEAGMSPMQAIVAATRTAAECARFTDAGTLEPGKRADLLVVDGNPLNDLRVMEDKSKLLMIMQGGRAHKNAIQ